A single Glycine soja cultivar W05 chromosome 14, ASM419377v2, whole genome shotgun sequence DNA region contains:
- the LOC114384013 gene encoding protein NSP-INTERACTING KINASE 2-like produces the protein MKPNKMEEERDWPTRKRIALGVGRGLLYLHKQCDPKIIHRDVTAENILLDDYCEAVVGDFGLAKLLDHRDSHVTTAVRGTVGHIALEYLFTGHSSEKIDVFGFGIFLLELISSLRALDFGKAASEEIQVLQEQMKEAHASEIDSVRRLSFETETARREEEEMRSKTQELKQEAEKCKAVAEELEKKLELYLKQDDGAKAS, from the exons ATGAAACCAAACAAAATGGAAGAAGAAAGAG ACTGGCCAACAAGGAAAAGAATAGCTTTAGGAGTTGGAAGAGGCTTGCTATATTTGCACAAACAGTGTGATCCAAAGATTATTCATAGGGATGTGACGGCAGAAAATATCTTGCTTGATGATTATTGTGAGGCCGTGGTAGGAGATTTTGGGTTGGCAAAGCTATTAGACCACAGGGATTCACATGTGACAACAGCAGTGAGAGGCACTGTGGGGCACATAGCCCTTGAGTATCTCTTTACGGGCCACTCTTCTGAGAAAATAGATGTGTTTGGGTTTGGAATTTTTCTTCTTGAACTGATATCTAGCCTAAGAGCTCTTGACTTTGGGAAAGCAGCAAGTGAAGAGATTCAGGTTCTCCAAGAGCAAATGAAAGAAGCACATGCTTCTGAGATAGATTCAGTGAGACGA CTTTCATTTGAGACAGAAACCGCAagaagggaagaggaagaaatgAGATCCAAAACACAAGAGCTGAAGCAAGAAGCTGAAAAATGCAAAGCAGTGGCAGAAGAACTAGAGAAGAAACTAGAGCTTTACCTAAAGCAAGATGATGGTGCAAAAGCATCATAA